From Macaca mulatta isolate MMU2019108-1 chromosome 1, T2T-MMU8v2.0, whole genome shotgun sequence, the proteins below share one genomic window:
- the ADAR gene encoding double-stranded RNA-specific adenosine deaminase isoform X7 produces the protein MNPRQGYSLNGYYPHPFQGYEHRKLRYQQPGPGSSPNSFLLKQIEFLKGQIPEAPVIGKQTPSLPPSLPGLQPRFPVLPASSTRGRQVDIRGVPRCVHLGSQGLQRGFQHPSPRGRIPPRRGVDCLSSQFQELSINQDQEQRILKFLEELGEGKATTAHDLSWKLGAPKKEINRVLYSLAKKGKLQKEAGTPPLWKIAVSTQAWNQHSRVVRPDGHSQGAPNSDPNLEPEDRNSTSVSEDLEPFISVSAQAWNQHSGVVRPDGHSQGAPNSESSLEPEDRNSTSALEDPLEFFDMAEIKEKICDYLFNVSDSSALNLAKNIGLTKARDINAVLIDMERQGDVYRQGTTPPIWHLTDKKRERMQIKRNTNSVPETAPAAIPETKRNTEFLTCNIPTSNASNNIVTTEKVENGQEPVIKLENSQEARPEPVRLKPPVHNNGPSKAGYVDFENGQWATDDIPDDLNSIRAAPGEFRAIMEMPSFYSHGLPRCSPYKKLTECQLKNPISGLLEYAQFASQTCEFNMIEQSGPPHEPRFKFQVVINGREFPPAEAGSKKVAKQDAAMKAMTILLEEAKAKDSGKSEESSHYSTEKESEKTTESQTPTPSATSFFSGKSPVTTLLECMHKLGNSCEFRLLSKEGPAHEPKFQYCVAVGAQTFPSVSAPSKKVAKQMAAEEAMKALHGEATNSMTSDDQVRKIGELVRYLNTNPVGGLLEYARSHGFAAEFKLVDQSGPPHEPKFVYQAKVGGRWFPAVCAHSKKQGKQEAADAALRVLIGENEKAERMGFTELPLTGSTFHDQIAMLSHRCFNTLTNSFQPSLLGRKILAAIVMKKDSEDMGVVVSLGTGNRCVKGDSLSLKGETVNDCHAEIISRRGFIRFLYSELMKYNPQTAKDSIFEPAKGGEKLQIKKTVSFHLYISTAPCGDGALFDKSCSDRAMESTDSRHYPVFENPKQGKLRTKVENGEGTIPVESSDIVPTWDGIRLGERLRTMSCSDKILRWNVLGLQGALLTHFLQPIYLKSVTLGYLFSQGHLTRAICCRVTRDGSAFEDGLRHPFIVNHPKVGRVSVYDSKRQSGKTKETSVNWCLADGYDLEILDGTRGTVDGPRNELSRVSKKNIFLLFKKLCSFRYRRDLLRLSYGEAKKAARDYETAKNYFKKSLKDMGYGNWISKPQEEKNFYLCPV, from the exons ATGAACCCGCGGCAG GGGTATTCCCTCAACGGATACTACCCCCATCCATTTCAAGGCTATGAGCACAGAAAGCTCAGATACCAGCAGCCTGGGCCAGGATCTTCCCCCAATAGTTTCCTGCTTAAGCAAATAGAGTTTCTCAAGGGGCAGATCCCAGAAGCGCCGGTGATTGGAAAGCAGACACCATCACTGCCACCTTCCCTCCCAGGACTCCAGCCAAGGTTTCCAGTACTACCTGCCTCTAGTACCAGAGGCAGGCAAGTGGATATCAGGGGTGTCCCCAGGTGCGTGCATCTCGGAAGTCAGGGGCTCCAGAGAGGGTTCCAGCATCCTTCACCACGTGGCAGGATTCCGCCACGGAGAGGTGTTGATTGCCTTTCCTCACAATTCCAGGAACTGAGTATCAACCAAGATCAGGAACAAAGGATCTTAAAGTTCTTGGAAGAGCTTGGGGAAGGGAAGGCCACTACAGCACATGATCTGTCTTGGAAACTGGGGGctccaaagaaagaaatcaaTCGAGTTTTATACTCCCTGGCAAAGAAGGGCAAGCTACAGAAAGAGGCAGGAACACCCCCTTTGTGGAAAATCGCGGTCTCCACTCAGGCTTGGAACCAGCACAGCAGAGTGGTAAGACCAGACGGTCATAGCCAAGGAGCCCCAAACTCAGACCCAAATTTGGAACCTGAAGACAGAAACTCCACATCTGTCTCAGAAGATCTTGAGCCTTTTATCTCAGTCTCAGCTCAGGCTTGGAACCAGCACAGCGGAGTGGTAAGACCAGACGGTCATAGCCAAGGAGCCCCAAACTCAGAGTCGAGTTTGGAACCTGAAGACAGAAACTCCACATCTGCCTTGGAAGATCCTCTTGAGTTTTTTGACATGGCTGAGATCAAGGAGAAAATCTGCGACTATCTCTTCAATGTGTCTGACTCCTCTGCCCTGAATTTGGCTAAAAATATTGGCCTCACCAAGGCCCGAGATATAAATGCCGTGCTAATTGACATGGAAAGGCAGGGGGATGTCTATAGACAAGGGACAACCCCTCCCATATGGCATTTGACAGACAAGAAGCGAGAGAGGATGCAAATCAAGAGAAATACGAACAGTGTTCCTGAAACCGCTCCAGCTGCAATCCCTGAGACCAAAAGAAACACAGAGTTCCTCACCTGTAATATACCCACATCAAATGCCTCAAATAACATAGTAACCACCGAAAAAGTGGAGAATGGGCAGGAACCTGTCATAAAGTTAGAAAACAGTCAGGAGGCAAGACCAGAACCAGTAAGACTGAAACCACCTGTTCATAACAATGGCCCCTCAAAAGCAGGGTATGTTGACTTTGAAAATGGCCAGTGGGCCACAGATGACATCCCAGATGACTTGAATAGTATCCGCGCAGCACCAGGTGAGTTTCGAGCCATCATGGAGATGCCCTCCTTCTACAGTCATGGCTTGCCACGGTGTTCACCCTACAAGAAACTGACAGAGTGCCAGCTGAAGAACCCCATCAGCGGGCTGTTAGAATATGCCCAGTTCGCTAGTCAAACCTGTGAGTTCAACATGATAGAGCAGAGTGGACCACCCCATGAACCTCG ATTTAAATTCCAGGTTGTCATCAATGGCCGAGAGTTTCCCCCAGCTGAAGCTGGAAGCAAGAAAGTGGCCAAGCAGGATGCAGCTATGAAAGCCATGACAATTCTGCTAGAGGAAGCCAAAGCCAAGGACAGTGGAAAATCAGAAGAATCATCCCACtattccacagaaaaagaatCAGAGAAG ACCACAGAGTCCCAGACCCCCACCCCTTCAGCTACATCCTTCTTTTCTGGGAAGAGCCCCGTCACCACACTGCTCGAGTGTATGCACAAATTGGGGAACTCCTGCGAATTCCGTCTCCTGTCCAAAGAAGGCCCTGCCCATGAGCCCAA GTTCCAGTACTGTGTTGCAGTGGGAGCCCAAACTTTCCCCAGTGTGAGTGCCCCCAGCAAGAAAGTGGCAAAGCAGATGGCCGCAGAAGAAGCCATGAAGGCCCTGCATGGGGAGGCAACCAACTCCATGACTTCTGATGACCAG GTCAGGAAGATTGGCGAGCTCGTGAGATACTTGAACACCAATCCTGTGGGTGGCCTTTTGGAGTACGCCCGCTCCCATGGCTTTGCTGCTGAATTCAAGTTGGTCGACCAGTCTGGACCTCCTCACGAGCCCAA GTTCGTTTACCAAGCAAAAGTTGGGGGTCGCTGGTTCCCAGCCGTCTGCGCACACAGCAAGAAGCAAGGCAAGCAGGAAGCAGCAGATGCGGCTCTCCGTGTCTTGATTGGGGAGAACGAGAAGGCAGAACGCATGGGTTTCACAGAG CTCCCTCTCACTGGCAGCACCTTCCATGACCAGATAGCCATGCTGAGCCACCGGTGCTTCAACACTCTGACTAACAGCTTCCAGCCTTCCTTGCTCGGCCGCAAGATTCTGGCCGCCATCGTTATGAAAAAAGACTCTGAGGACATGGGTGTCGTCGTCAGCTTGGGAACAG GGAATCGCTGTGTGAAAGGAGATTCTCTCAGCCTGAAGGGAGAAACTGTCAATGACTGCCATGCAGAAATCATCTCCCGGAGAGGCTTCATCAG GTTTCTCTACAGTGAGTTAATGAAATACAACCCCCAGACTGCGAAGGATAGTATATTTGAACCTGCTAAGGGAGGAGAAAAGCTCCAAATAAAAAAGACTGTGTCATTCCATCTCTATATCAG CACCGCTCCATGTGGAGATGGTGCCCTCTTTGACAAGTCCTGCAGCGACCGTGCTATGGAAAGCACAGACTCCCGCCACTACCCTGTCTTTGAGAATCCCAAACAAGGCAAGCTCCGCACCAAGGTGGAAAACG GAGAAGGCACAATCCCTGTGGAATCCAGTGACATTGTACCTACGTGGGATGGCATTCGGCTCGGGGAGAGACTCCGTACCATGTCCTGTAGTGACAAAATCCTACGCTGGAATGTGCTGGGCCTGCAAGGGGCACTGTTGACCCACTTCCTGCAGCCCATTTATCTCAAATCTGTTACATTGG GTTACCTTTTCAGCCAAGGGCATCTGACCCGGGCTATTTGCTGTCGTGTGACAAGAGATGGGAGTGCATTTGAGGATGGACTACGACATCCCTTTATTGTCAACCACCCCAAG GTTGGCAGAGTCAGCGTATATGATTCCAAAAGGCAATCTGGGAAGACTAAGGAGACAAGCGTCAACTGGTGTCTGGCTGATGGCTATGACCTGGAGATCCTGGATGGTACCAGAGGCACCGTGGATGG GCCACGGAATGAATTGTCCCGGGTCTccaaaaagaacatttttcttctatttaagaAGCTCTGCTCCTTCCGTTACCGCAGGGATCTACTGAGACTCTCCTATGGTGAGGCCAAGAAAGCTGCCCGTGACTACGAGACGGCCAAGAACTACTTCAAAAAAAGCTTGAAGGATATGGGCTATGGGAACTGGATTAGCAAACCCCAGGAGGAAAAGAACTTTTATCTCTGCCCAGTATAG
- the ADAR gene encoding double-stranded RNA-specific adenosine deaminase isoform X5: MNPRQGYSLNGYYPHPFQGYEHRKLRYQQPGPGSSPNSFLLKQIEFLKGQIPEAPVIGKQTPSLPPSLPGLQPRFPVLPASSTRGRQVDIRGVPRCVHLGSQGLQRGFQHPSPRGRIPPRRGVDCLSSQFQELSINQDQEQRILKFLEELGEGKATTAHDLSWKLGAPKKEINRVLYSLAKKGKLQKEAGTPPLWKIAVSTQAWNQHSRVVRPDGHSQGAPNSDPNLEPEDRNSTSVSEDLEPFISVSAQAWNQHSGVVRPDGHSQGAPNSESSLEPEDRNSTSALEDPLEFFDMAEIKEKICDYLFNVSDSSALNLAKNIGLTKARDINAVLIDMERQGDVYRQGTTPPIWHLTDKKRERMQIKRNTNSVPETAPAAIPETKRNTEFLTCNIPTSNASNNIVTTEKVENGQEPVIKLENSQEARPEPVRLKPPVHNNGPSKAGYVDFENGQWATDDIPDDLNSIRAAPGEFRAIMEMPSFYSHGLPRCSPYKKLTECQLKNPISGLLEYAQFASQTCEFNMIEQSGPPHEPRFKFQVVINGREFPPAEAGSKKVAKQDAAMKAMTILLEEAKAKDSGKSEESSHYSTEKESEKTTESQTPTPSATSFFSGKSPVTTLLECMHKLGNSCEFRLLSKEGPAHEPKFQYCVAVGAQTFPSVSAPSKKVAKQMAAEEAMKALHGEATNSMTSDDQVRKIGELVRYLNTNPVGGLLEYARSHGFAAEFKLVDQSGPPHEPKFVYQAKVGGRWFPAVCAHSKKQGKQEAADAALRVLIGENEKAERMGFTEVTPVTGASLRRTMLLLSRSPEAQPKTLPLTGSTFHDQIAMLSHRCFNTLTNSFQPSLLGRKILAAIVMKKDSEDMGVVVSLGTGNRCVKGDSLSLKGETVNDCHAEIISRRGFIRFLYSELMKYNPQTAKDSIFEPAKGGEKLQIKKTVSFHLYISTAPCGDGALFDKSCSDRAMESTDSRHYPVFENPKQGKLRTKVENGEGTIPVESSDIVPTWDGIRLGERLRTMSCSDKILRWNVLGLQGALLTHFLQPIYLKSVTLGYLFSQGHLTRAICCRVTRDGSAFEDGLRHPFIVNHPKVGRVSVYDSKRQSGKTKETSVNWCLADGYDLEILDGTRGTVDGPRNELSRVSKKNIFLLFKKLCSFRYRRDLLRLSYGEAKKAARDYETAKNYFKKSLKDMGYGNWISKPQEEKNFYLCPV, from the exons ATGAACCCGCGGCAG GGGTATTCCCTCAACGGATACTACCCCCATCCATTTCAAGGCTATGAGCACAGAAAGCTCAGATACCAGCAGCCTGGGCCAGGATCTTCCCCCAATAGTTTCCTGCTTAAGCAAATAGAGTTTCTCAAGGGGCAGATCCCAGAAGCGCCGGTGATTGGAAAGCAGACACCATCACTGCCACCTTCCCTCCCAGGACTCCAGCCAAGGTTTCCAGTACTACCTGCCTCTAGTACCAGAGGCAGGCAAGTGGATATCAGGGGTGTCCCCAGGTGCGTGCATCTCGGAAGTCAGGGGCTCCAGAGAGGGTTCCAGCATCCTTCACCACGTGGCAGGATTCCGCCACGGAGAGGTGTTGATTGCCTTTCCTCACAATTCCAGGAACTGAGTATCAACCAAGATCAGGAACAAAGGATCTTAAAGTTCTTGGAAGAGCTTGGGGAAGGGAAGGCCACTACAGCACATGATCTGTCTTGGAAACTGGGGGctccaaagaaagaaatcaaTCGAGTTTTATACTCCCTGGCAAAGAAGGGCAAGCTACAGAAAGAGGCAGGAACACCCCCTTTGTGGAAAATCGCGGTCTCCACTCAGGCTTGGAACCAGCACAGCAGAGTGGTAAGACCAGACGGTCATAGCCAAGGAGCCCCAAACTCAGACCCAAATTTGGAACCTGAAGACAGAAACTCCACATCTGTCTCAGAAGATCTTGAGCCTTTTATCTCAGTCTCAGCTCAGGCTTGGAACCAGCACAGCGGAGTGGTAAGACCAGACGGTCATAGCCAAGGAGCCCCAAACTCAGAGTCGAGTTTGGAACCTGAAGACAGAAACTCCACATCTGCCTTGGAAGATCCTCTTGAGTTTTTTGACATGGCTGAGATCAAGGAGAAAATCTGCGACTATCTCTTCAATGTGTCTGACTCCTCTGCCCTGAATTTGGCTAAAAATATTGGCCTCACCAAGGCCCGAGATATAAATGCCGTGCTAATTGACATGGAAAGGCAGGGGGATGTCTATAGACAAGGGACAACCCCTCCCATATGGCATTTGACAGACAAGAAGCGAGAGAGGATGCAAATCAAGAGAAATACGAACAGTGTTCCTGAAACCGCTCCAGCTGCAATCCCTGAGACCAAAAGAAACACAGAGTTCCTCACCTGTAATATACCCACATCAAATGCCTCAAATAACATAGTAACCACCGAAAAAGTGGAGAATGGGCAGGAACCTGTCATAAAGTTAGAAAACAGTCAGGAGGCAAGACCAGAACCAGTAAGACTGAAACCACCTGTTCATAACAATGGCCCCTCAAAAGCAGGGTATGTTGACTTTGAAAATGGCCAGTGGGCCACAGATGACATCCCAGATGACTTGAATAGTATCCGCGCAGCACCAGGTGAGTTTCGAGCCATCATGGAGATGCCCTCCTTCTACAGTCATGGCTTGCCACGGTGTTCACCCTACAAGAAACTGACAGAGTGCCAGCTGAAGAACCCCATCAGCGGGCTGTTAGAATATGCCCAGTTCGCTAGTCAAACCTGTGAGTTCAACATGATAGAGCAGAGTGGACCACCCCATGAACCTCG ATTTAAATTCCAGGTTGTCATCAATGGCCGAGAGTTTCCCCCAGCTGAAGCTGGAAGCAAGAAAGTGGCCAAGCAGGATGCAGCTATGAAAGCCATGACAATTCTGCTAGAGGAAGCCAAAGCCAAGGACAGTGGAAAATCAGAAGAATCATCCCACtattccacagaaaaagaatCAGAGAAG ACCACAGAGTCCCAGACCCCCACCCCTTCAGCTACATCCTTCTTTTCTGGGAAGAGCCCCGTCACCACACTGCTCGAGTGTATGCACAAATTGGGGAACTCCTGCGAATTCCGTCTCCTGTCCAAAGAAGGCCCTGCCCATGAGCCCAA GTTCCAGTACTGTGTTGCAGTGGGAGCCCAAACTTTCCCCAGTGTGAGTGCCCCCAGCAAGAAAGTGGCAAAGCAGATGGCCGCAGAAGAAGCCATGAAGGCCCTGCATGGGGAGGCAACCAACTCCATGACTTCTGATGACCAG GTCAGGAAGATTGGCGAGCTCGTGAGATACTTGAACACCAATCCTGTGGGTGGCCTTTTGGAGTACGCCCGCTCCCATGGCTTTGCTGCTGAATTCAAGTTGGTCGACCAGTCTGGACCTCCTCACGAGCCCAA GTTCGTTTACCAAGCAAAAGTTGGGGGTCGCTGGTTCCCAGCCGTCTGCGCACACAGCAAGAAGCAAGGCAAGCAGGAAGCAGCAGATGCGGCTCTCCGTGTCTTGATTGGGGAGAACGAGAAGGCAGAACGCATGGGTTTCACAGAGGTAACCCCAGTGACAGGGGCCAGTCTCAGAAGAACTATGCTCCTCCTCTCAAGGTCCCCAGAAGCACAGCCAAAGACA CTCCCTCTCACTGGCAGCACCTTCCATGACCAGATAGCCATGCTGAGCCACCGGTGCTTCAACACTCTGACTAACAGCTTCCAGCCTTCCTTGCTCGGCCGCAAGATTCTGGCCGCCATCGTTATGAAAAAAGACTCTGAGGACATGGGTGTCGTCGTCAGCTTGGGAACAG GGAATCGCTGTGTGAAAGGAGATTCTCTCAGCCTGAAGGGAGAAACTGTCAATGACTGCCATGCAGAAATCATCTCCCGGAGAGGCTTCATCAG GTTTCTCTACAGTGAGTTAATGAAATACAACCCCCAGACTGCGAAGGATAGTATATTTGAACCTGCTAAGGGAGGAGAAAAGCTCCAAATAAAAAAGACTGTGTCATTCCATCTCTATATCAG CACCGCTCCATGTGGAGATGGTGCCCTCTTTGACAAGTCCTGCAGCGACCGTGCTATGGAAAGCACAGACTCCCGCCACTACCCTGTCTTTGAGAATCCCAAACAAGGCAAGCTCCGCACCAAGGTGGAAAACG GAGAAGGCACAATCCCTGTGGAATCCAGTGACATTGTACCTACGTGGGATGGCATTCGGCTCGGGGAGAGACTCCGTACCATGTCCTGTAGTGACAAAATCCTACGCTGGAATGTGCTGGGCCTGCAAGGGGCACTGTTGACCCACTTCCTGCAGCCCATTTATCTCAAATCTGTTACATTGG GTTACCTTTTCAGCCAAGGGCATCTGACCCGGGCTATTTGCTGTCGTGTGACAAGAGATGGGAGTGCATTTGAGGATGGACTACGACATCCCTTTATTGTCAACCACCCCAAG GTTGGCAGAGTCAGCGTATATGATTCCAAAAGGCAATCTGGGAAGACTAAGGAGACAAGCGTCAACTGGTGTCTGGCTGATGGCTATGACCTGGAGATCCTGGATGGTACCAGAGGCACCGTGGATGG GCCACGGAATGAATTGTCCCGGGTCTccaaaaagaacatttttcttctatttaagaAGCTCTGCTCCTTCCGTTACCGCAGGGATCTACTGAGACTCTCCTATGGTGAGGCCAAGAAAGCTGCCCGTGACTACGAGACGGCCAAGAACTACTTCAAAAAAAGCTTGAAGGATATGGGCTATGGGAACTGGATTAGCAAACCCCAGGAGGAAAAGAACTTTTATCTCTGCCCAGTATAG
- the ADAR gene encoding double-stranded RNA-specific adenosine deaminase isoform X1: MMSPICDHTIDSRLKGYSLNGYYPHPFQGYEHRKLRYQQPGPGSSPNSFLLKQIEFLKGQIPEAPVIGKQTPSLPPSLPGLQPRFPVLPASSTRGRQVDIRGVPRCVHLGSQGLQRGFQHPSPRGRIPPRRGVDCLSSQFQELSINQDQEQRILKFLEELGEGKATTAHDLSWKLGAPKKEINRVLYSLAKKGKLQKEAGTPPLWKIAVSTQAWNQHSRVVRPDGHSQGAPNSDPNLEPEDRNSTSVSEDLEPFISVSAQAWNQHSGVVRPDGHSQGAPNSESSLEPEDRNSTSALEDPLEFFDMAEIKEKICDYLFNVSDSSALNLAKNIGLTKARDINAVLIDMERQGDVYRQGTTPPIWHLTDKKRERMQIKRNTNSVPETAPAAIPETKRNTEFLTCNIPTSNASNNIVTTEKVENGQEPVIKLENSQEARPEPVRLKPPVHNNGPSKAGYVDFENGQWATDDIPDDLNSIRAAPGEFRAIMEMPSFYSHGLPRCSPYKKLTECQLKNPISGLLEYAQFASQTCEFNMIEQSGPPHEPRFKFQVVINGREFPPAEAGSKKVAKQDAAMKAMTILLEEAKAKDSGKSEESSHYSTEKESEKTTESQTPTPSATSFFSGKSPVTTLLECMHKLGNSCEFRLLSKEGPAHEPKFQYCVAVGAQTFPSVSAPSKKVAKQMAAEEAMKALHGEATNSMTSDDQPEGMISESLDNLESVMPNKVRKIGELVRYLNTNPVGGLLEYARSHGFAAEFKLVDQSGPPHEPKFVYQAKVGGRWFPAVCAHSKKQGKQEAADAALRVLIGENEKAERMGFTEVTPVTGASLRRTMLLLSRSPEAQPKTLPLTGSTFHDQIAMLSHRCFNTLTNSFQPSLLGRKILAAIVMKKDSEDMGVVVSLGTGNRCVKGDSLSLKGETVNDCHAEIISRRGFIRFLYSELMKYNPQTAKDSIFEPAKGGEKLQIKKTVSFHLYISTAPCGDGALFDKSCSDRAMESTDSRHYPVFENPKQGKLRTKVENGEGTIPVESSDIVPTWDGIRLGERLRTMSCSDKILRWNVLGLQGALLTHFLQPIYLKSVTLGYLFSQGHLTRAICCRVTRDGSAFEDGLRHPFIVNHPKVGRVSVYDSKRQSGKTKETSVNWCLADGYDLEILDGTRGTVDGPRNELSRVSKKNIFLLFKKLCSFRYRRDLLRLSYGEAKKAARDYETAKNYFKKSLKDMGYGNWISKPQEEKNFYLCPV; this comes from the exons GGGTATTCCCTCAACGGATACTACCCCCATCCATTTCAAGGCTATGAGCACAGAAAGCTCAGATACCAGCAGCCTGGGCCAGGATCTTCCCCCAATAGTTTCCTGCTTAAGCAAATAGAGTTTCTCAAGGGGCAGATCCCAGAAGCGCCGGTGATTGGAAAGCAGACACCATCACTGCCACCTTCCCTCCCAGGACTCCAGCCAAGGTTTCCAGTACTACCTGCCTCTAGTACCAGAGGCAGGCAAGTGGATATCAGGGGTGTCCCCAGGTGCGTGCATCTCGGAAGTCAGGGGCTCCAGAGAGGGTTCCAGCATCCTTCACCACGTGGCAGGATTCCGCCACGGAGAGGTGTTGATTGCCTTTCCTCACAATTCCAGGAACTGAGTATCAACCAAGATCAGGAACAAAGGATCTTAAAGTTCTTGGAAGAGCTTGGGGAAGGGAAGGCCACTACAGCACATGATCTGTCTTGGAAACTGGGGGctccaaagaaagaaatcaaTCGAGTTTTATACTCCCTGGCAAAGAAGGGCAAGCTACAGAAAGAGGCAGGAACACCCCCTTTGTGGAAAATCGCGGTCTCCACTCAGGCTTGGAACCAGCACAGCAGAGTGGTAAGACCAGACGGTCATAGCCAAGGAGCCCCAAACTCAGACCCAAATTTGGAACCTGAAGACAGAAACTCCACATCTGTCTCAGAAGATCTTGAGCCTTTTATCTCAGTCTCAGCTCAGGCTTGGAACCAGCACAGCGGAGTGGTAAGACCAGACGGTCATAGCCAAGGAGCCCCAAACTCAGAGTCGAGTTTGGAACCTGAAGACAGAAACTCCACATCTGCCTTGGAAGATCCTCTTGAGTTTTTTGACATGGCTGAGATCAAGGAGAAAATCTGCGACTATCTCTTCAATGTGTCTGACTCCTCTGCCCTGAATTTGGCTAAAAATATTGGCCTCACCAAGGCCCGAGATATAAATGCCGTGCTAATTGACATGGAAAGGCAGGGGGATGTCTATAGACAAGGGACAACCCCTCCCATATGGCATTTGACAGACAAGAAGCGAGAGAGGATGCAAATCAAGAGAAATACGAACAGTGTTCCTGAAACCGCTCCAGCTGCAATCCCTGAGACCAAAAGAAACACAGAGTTCCTCACCTGTAATATACCCACATCAAATGCCTCAAATAACATAGTAACCACCGAAAAAGTGGAGAATGGGCAGGAACCTGTCATAAAGTTAGAAAACAGTCAGGAGGCAAGACCAGAACCAGTAAGACTGAAACCACCTGTTCATAACAATGGCCCCTCAAAAGCAGGGTATGTTGACTTTGAAAATGGCCAGTGGGCCACAGATGACATCCCAGATGACTTGAATAGTATCCGCGCAGCACCAGGTGAGTTTCGAGCCATCATGGAGATGCCCTCCTTCTACAGTCATGGCTTGCCACGGTGTTCACCCTACAAGAAACTGACAGAGTGCCAGCTGAAGAACCCCATCAGCGGGCTGTTAGAATATGCCCAGTTCGCTAGTCAAACCTGTGAGTTCAACATGATAGAGCAGAGTGGACCACCCCATGAACCTCG ATTTAAATTCCAGGTTGTCATCAATGGCCGAGAGTTTCCCCCAGCTGAAGCTGGAAGCAAGAAAGTGGCCAAGCAGGATGCAGCTATGAAAGCCATGACAATTCTGCTAGAGGAAGCCAAAGCCAAGGACAGTGGAAAATCAGAAGAATCATCCCACtattccacagaaaaagaatCAGAGAAG ACCACAGAGTCCCAGACCCCCACCCCTTCAGCTACATCCTTCTTTTCTGGGAAGAGCCCCGTCACCACACTGCTCGAGTGTATGCACAAATTGGGGAACTCCTGCGAATTCCGTCTCCTGTCCAAAGAAGGCCCTGCCCATGAGCCCAA GTTCCAGTACTGTGTTGCAGTGGGAGCCCAAACTTTCCCCAGTGTGAGTGCCCCCAGCAAGAAAGTGGCAAAGCAGATGGCCGCAGAAGAAGCCATGAAGGCCCTGCATGGGGAGGCAACCAACTCCATGACTTCTGATGACCAG CCCGAAGGTATGATCTCAGAGTCACTTGATAACTTGGAATCCGTGATGCCCAACAAGGTCAGGAAGATTGGCGAGCTCGTGAGATACTTGAACACCAATCCTGTGGGTGGCCTTTTGGAGTACGCCCGCTCCCATGGCTTTGCTGCTGAATTCAAGTTGGTCGACCAGTCTGGACCTCCTCACGAGCCCAA GTTCGTTTACCAAGCAAAAGTTGGGGGTCGCTGGTTCCCAGCCGTCTGCGCACACAGCAAGAAGCAAGGCAAGCAGGAAGCAGCAGATGCGGCTCTCCGTGTCTTGATTGGGGAGAACGAGAAGGCAGAACGCATGGGTTTCACAGAGGTAACCCCAGTGACAGGGGCCAGTCTCAGAAGAACTATGCTCCTCCTCTCAAGGTCCCCAGAAGCACAGCCAAAGACA CTCCCTCTCACTGGCAGCACCTTCCATGACCAGATAGCCATGCTGAGCCACCGGTGCTTCAACACTCTGACTAACAGCTTCCAGCCTTCCTTGCTCGGCCGCAAGATTCTGGCCGCCATCGTTATGAAAAAAGACTCTGAGGACATGGGTGTCGTCGTCAGCTTGGGAACAG GGAATCGCTGTGTGAAAGGAGATTCTCTCAGCCTGAAGGGAGAAACTGTCAATGACTGCCATGCAGAAATCATCTCCCGGAGAGGCTTCATCAG GTTTCTCTACAGTGAGTTAATGAAATACAACCCCCAGACTGCGAAGGATAGTATATTTGAACCTGCTAAGGGAGGAGAAAAGCTCCAAATAAAAAAGACTGTGTCATTCCATCTCTATATCAG CACCGCTCCATGTGGAGATGGTGCCCTCTTTGACAAGTCCTGCAGCGACCGTGCTATGGAAAGCACAGACTCCCGCCACTACCCTGTCTTTGAGAATCCCAAACAAGGCAAGCTCCGCACCAAGGTGGAAAACG GAGAAGGCACAATCCCTGTGGAATCCAGTGACATTGTACCTACGTGGGATGGCATTCGGCTCGGGGAGAGACTCCGTACCATGTCCTGTAGTGACAAAATCCTACGCTGGAATGTGCTGGGCCTGCAAGGGGCACTGTTGACCCACTTCCTGCAGCCCATTTATCTCAAATCTGTTACATTGG GTTACCTTTTCAGCCAAGGGCATCTGACCCGGGCTATTTGCTGTCGTGTGACAAGAGATGGGAGTGCATTTGAGGATGGACTACGACATCCCTTTATTGTCAACCACCCCAAG GTTGGCAGAGTCAGCGTATATGATTCCAAAAGGCAATCTGGGAAGACTAAGGAGACAAGCGTCAACTGGTGTCTGGCTGATGGCTATGACCTGGAGATCCTGGATGGTACCAGAGGCACCGTGGATGG GCCACGGAATGAATTGTCCCGGGTCTccaaaaagaacatttttcttctatttaagaAGCTCTGCTCCTTCCGTTACCGCAGGGATCTACTGAGACTCTCCTATGGTGAGGCCAAGAAAGCTGCCCGTGACTACGAGACGGCCAAGAACTACTTCAAAAAAAGCTTGAAGGATATGGGCTATGGGAACTGGATTAGCAAACCCCAGGAGGAAAAGAACTTTTATCTCTGCCCAGTATAG